In the Oncorhynchus gorbuscha isolate QuinsamMale2020 ecotype Even-year linkage group LG05, OgorEven_v1.0, whole genome shotgun sequence genome, one interval contains:
- the LOC124036333 gene encoding zinc finger CCHC domain-containing protein 8-like, producing MAEVDFGDSELFEQLGESMPTATHIRFTEVGEEGSEFKGRLGECEETIRSLIEENQELKRKLKVLTRPSGINVENIKIDGPLLHILFANNNISKQCRQEIEDCLCSIVQKQQQGEVEKGKPYGNVNPQSSSFIMEENQKTKTSCGIKKIKEAFSMVGSVLYFTSFCLDKLGQPLLNDNPQQTEGWEVPKYQQIFSQVIALDGQDVQMKEKRAKPCCFNCGLDGHQLRDCPQPKDMARINKKRKEVCHGNQGNLSNQRYHADEVEERFAKYKPGFISEKLLSALGVDMNALPPHIYRMRQLGYPPGWLKEAEMENSGLMLYDGKVSSDEEPTEDNGPKISYDVSKLVDFPGFNISSPPSVKDDYRLYGSIPMQHNHMKQNFAAYLSNNFPMPGANCNKRPHESYSTPRQTKKRRSDARSSVMDFDSDQDTTPRRHRSSDSFQFQPPLPPGSPSFGLPPPLPHGTPPATPTPPPLLKGTPPPTPTNGSRALRERTVRGSEESAGGEEEELTLEELEEQQRLIWAALENADTATNSDSETPAVGTPLLSSPSISTPAHVDTETEMENGETEDYEEKEGSMEAASHNSDEQISVETSSSKYQDYEEHAEDKGTVVENKGSLLQSPDEEEGPQSPEAATDGGNVLAQKVRLLQTLVHQVSHQSDPSGQDAMEGDLSDSLGNVMAVPHRSRFAQGIIPFEDTPEFTEVAEATGTYLRIRDLLKGSPPKYGENQKVRKDWFEFKSRDYFA from the exons ATGGCGGAGGTAGATTTTGGTGACAGTGAACTCTTTGAGCAATTGGGAGAGAGTATGCCTACTGCAACTCACATTCGGTTCACGGAGGTTGGAGAAGAAGGCTCTGAGTTCAAGGGAAGATTGGGGGAGTGTGAGGAAACAATACGGAGTTTGATAGAAGAGA ACCAAGAGTTGAAGAGAAAATTGAAAGTGTTGACCAGGCCAAG TGGCATTAATGTTGAAAACATCAAGATTGATGGTCCTCTTCTACACATCCTTTTTGCAAACAATAACATCTCAAA GCAATGCCGTCAAGAAATTGAAGACTGCCTCTGTAGTATTGTTCAGAAACAGCAGCAGGGAGAAGTTGAAAAAGGAAAACCCTACGGAAATGTCAATCCTCAG TCTTCAAGTTTCATTATGGAAGAAAATCAGAAGACCAAGACCTCCTGTGGAATCAAAAAGATTAAGGAGGCCTTCAGT ATGGTGGGAAGTGTCCTGTATTTCACCAGTTTCTGTCTGGACAAACTTGGACAGCCCCTGCTAAATGATAACCCCCAGCAGACAGAAGGATGGGAGGTTCCAAA ATATCAGCAGATCTTCAGCCAGGTCATTGCCTTAGATGGACAAGATGTACAGATGAAAGAGAAAAG AGCTAAGCCTTGTTGTTTCAACTGTGGGTTGGATGGTCATCAACTTCGAGACTGTCCTCAG CCAAAGGACATGGCCAGAATCAACAAGAAGCGGAAGGAGGTTTGTCACGGTAACCAGGGAAACCTGAGCAATCAGCGTTACCATGCTGATGAAGTGGAGGAGCGATTTGCCAAATACAAACCTGGATTCATAAG TGAGAAGCTGCTGTCTGCACTGGGAGTTGATATGAACGCACTACCACCTCACATCTACCGCATGAGGCAGCTAGGCTACCCACCTGGCTGGCTTaaggaggcagagatggagaactCTGGTCTCATGCTTTATGATGGGAAGG TTTCAAGTGATGAAGAACCAACAGAGGACAATGGACCAAAAATCTCCTATGATGTTTCCAAGCTTGTAGATTTCCCAGGCTTCAATATATCTTCACCCCCTAGTGTGAAGGAT GACTACAGGCTATATGGCTCTATTCCTATGCAGCATAATCACATGAAGCAGAATTTTGCTGCTTATCTCTCTAACAATTTTCCAATG CCTGGTGCCAACTGCAATAAAAGACCACATGAATCCTACTCAACTCCCCGGCAGACAAAGAAAAGGAGATCTGATGCCAGGAGTTCAGTTATGGACTTTGATTCAG ACCAGGATACTACACCCCGCCGCCACCGGAGCTCAGACAGCTTCCAGTTCCAGCCCCCGCTGCCCCCTGGCTCACCATCCTTTGGTTTACCCCCTCCCTTACCTCATGGTACTCCGCCAGCTACTcccacaccacctcctcttcTTAAGGGAACACCTCCCCCCACACCCACAAATGGCTCAAGGGCCCTGCGGGAACGCActgtgagagggagtgaggagtCTGCAGGCGGGGAGGAGGAAGAGCTGACACTGGAAGAGCTGGAGGAGCAGCAGAGGCTGATCTGGGCAGCATTGGAAAATGCTGACACAGCCACCAACAGTGACTCTGAGACACCAGCTGTTGGAACACCCCTCCTCAGCTCGCCCAGCATCTCCACACCTGCCCATGTTGACACTGAAACTGAAATGGAGAATGGTGAGACTGAAGATTATGAGGAAAAGGAGGGATCTATGGAGGCTGCCAGCCACAACAGTGATGAGCAGATCAGTGTTGAGACATCTTCTAGCAAATATCAGGATTATGAGGAACATGCTGAAGATAAAGGCACGGTGGTTGAAAACAAGGGCAGCTTACTGCAATCACCAGACGAAGAAGAGGGCCCTCAGAGCCCTGAAGCTGCCACAGATGGAGGCAATGTGCTTGCACAGAAGGTCAGATTGCTGCAAACGCTAGTGCACCAAGTGAGTCATCAGTCGGATCCCTCAGGTCAAGATGCTATGGAGGGAGATCTGTCAGACTCTTTGGGGAATGTAATGGCCGTGCCTCACCGGAGTAGGTTTGCACAGGGCATTATTCCCTTTGAGGACACGCCAGAATTCACAGAAGTTGCTGAGGCCACCGGGACATACCTTCGAATCCGAGACTTGCTGAAAGGTTCCCCCCCGAAATATGGCGAAAATCAAAAAGTGAGAAAAGACTGGTTTGAATTCAAATCCAGGGATTATTTTGCATAA
- the si:ch211-110p13.9 gene encoding uncharacterized protein si:ch211-110p13.9 codes for MSTFTTIQLPRWDGGKLKVRFIYLSNRSSFKVTSCPIEGSMVPLFLGADLFSNTDIRTENHPRYHAKFAKKGLATKLNFSSAFRFHGLRVPTANNCMWFYSIQGVFRVAFEMYSKQEQLSVLENFQEIWKSRLNDIPLKMNYNLSVQLDPPPPQIVVEMYDQDLKLKLMSQNPQVYPSPSVEIPEADTGTSGDTSADHDYCVLPNESMSAQPVHLCPSILNQKLQGLEEKLSSEKQLGTDQQETILLLLESIERCVSRPLEERDVADIVLALLEARKWGSVYSSHLLHSIGCWLGQQFHEANSSISQQVEGFKVRHIERITDLPPAEELASELFPEAMRTLLLHWMGLSDDSTLWKRQSEYPILLLILEFANHNLITGVAHVLYSSLKVNLD; via the exons ATGTCAACATTCACAACTATCCAGTTACCGCGTTGGGATGGTGGCAAGCTGAAAGTTCGCTTCATATACTTGTCAAATAGAAGCTCTTTCAAAGTGACGAGCTGTCCTATCGAG GGATCAATGGTTCCTCTCTTTTTAGGGGCTGATCTCTTCTCAAACACTGATATCCGCACAGAGAACCATCCCAGATATCATGCAAAGTTTGCAAAGAAAGGATTGGCAACTAAACTAAATTTCTCCTCAG CTTTTAGATTCCATGGACTGAGGGTACCCACTGCCAACAATTGCATGTGGTTCTACAGCATCCAAGGTGTTTTTCGAGTGGCATTTGAAATGTATAGTAAACAAGAGCAGCTCTCTGTGTTGGAGAACTTTCAG GAGATATGGAAGTCTCGCCTAAATGACATCCCACTAAAGATGAACTACAACCTGAGTGTCCAGCTGGATCCTCCACCACCCCAGATTGTTGTGGAGATGTATGACCAAGACCTAAAGCTCAAACTGATGTCCCAGAATCCCCAAGTTTACCCATCTCCATCTGTGGAAATCCCAGAGGCAGACACAGGCACTTCAGGTGACACTTCAGCAGACCACGATTACTGCGTTCTGCCAAATGAGAGTATGTCAGCACAGCCAGTCCATCTATGTCCCTCCATCTTAAATCAAAAACTGCAGGGCTTGGAGGAAAAGCTGAGCTCTGAGAAACAGCTGGGGACCGACCAGCAGGAGACCATACTGCTTCTGTTGGAGAGCATTGAGCGCTGTGTGAGCAGGCCCCTGGAGGAGAGGGATGTGGCGGACATTGTACTAGCTCTGCTAGAGGCTCGGAAGTGGGGCTCTGTGTACTCCAGCCACCTGCTTCACTCTATAGGCTGCTGGCTTGGCCAGCAGTTCCATGAAGCCAACAGTAGTATCAGCCAGCAGGTAGAGGGCTTCAAGGTGCGACACATAGAGCGAATCACAGATCTGCCACCTGCAGAGGAACTGGCCTCAGAGCTTTTTCCAGAGGCCATGCGAACactgctgctccactggatgGGTCTGAGTGATGACTCAACCCTgtggaagagacagagtgagtACCCCATCCTGCTCCTAATCCTGGAGTTTGCCAACCACAACCTCATCACTGGTGTTGCACATGTGCTTTACTCAAGTCTTAAGGTGAATTTAGATTAA